Within Pangasianodon hypophthalmus isolate fPanHyp1 chromosome 11, fPanHyp1.pri, whole genome shotgun sequence, the genomic segment TATAAGTAGTACAAAgtataaaacaattaaataacaCTATCTTTTTtggcatatatacatatactaggaataaaaaaatacatatagaTTGCACATATctctatacaaaataataataataataataatgttcaaGTAGCATAACAATCCTTTACGGACCGAGAAggcattttatataaaatctaaatctaaagcatTCATCCCTCATACAGTGTCCAAAAACAGAGTTTGTGACAGAAAACAGTTTCATGGCCACATTCTTAATCTTAAAATCCTTCAGATCTCCTCAGAATGAACAATCCATATCTTTCCCTGTCGAATACAATGGATTAAAGTCcagagtttgtttatttttttattttttccgaGAGAGCATGTTGAAGTCACTGCATACTCGGAATGCATTTGGGTCCCATAATCCCACTGAATAGTCCACCTGAGGAGCAGCGAAATTCTGTCCCGTTAGAGGAGATTCATTCTTCAGCCCCAGTTTCTGTGCCCTTTCCACTCCTTTCCTCCAGGGATCAGTGCACCAATCATACACTTGCATACCAACCCAGAAAGTTGCAGTGCTCCACCACAGAActcctctgtttctgtctcttattCACAGTGCTTGTGGaacagctgttgttttttgtACTTCGGCGAGCCACGGCTGCTGTCCTAGCCGCTCACCTTGCGAAAGAATGTGCCGGAGAACTCTTGGCAGGAGAAATCTCAGCATTCCAGTCCCCTCGGCTCGCGTCCTGCTCAGGTCCGTCTGAGCAGCGCTTCCAGCTTGTGCAGCCTCCACACTGGCTGCAAGTGACCATCCTGCATCTCTAACTTCATCTTCCTCTCGGGGACGGCCCTGCGCCTGCGCCCGTAGCCCAGTGGGCTTATCTTGTCGATGGGGGCGCTACTGACTTTCAGCTTGTTGTTGAGCTGGTGCAGGCGGTGTGCCAGGTCGTGTACCGTGCACGTGCCCAGTGAGCAGCCTGACCTCCGCGACTGGTTGACGGAGTTCTTGGAGCGCTTGGTTCGCACACCGATGCCAGTGCTGGATAAGACAAGATGAAAGAAGCATGTTCATTCCtgctctgctgtttttattttattatgttttttttttattacacacactgaaTGGAATcctgtgtgtggttatagaaaGTAATAAATTCATTACCTGGAATGTGGAAGCAGGGTGTCTTTGACATCATCAGGTCGAACAAATTGCTCAGGCTCTGCTTCCCTCAGTGCAAACAGACTACTCAGATCCCTTTTTGTCCTCTGGAGCCCGATGCTGATGTAGATAAGAAGAAATTGATTAGAAATCATTCAAATCTAGGCATTGCTATTATAATCCTTTGCAATAAGAGGACCAGGTTAGAAACTCACCTTCTTTTTAAAACTTGGTAGAGGTTTAGTTTTGCACTGTCCACACTGGGTGTGACAGTGAGCAGcagacagcagcagaagaaggACAGAACAATCAGTTTCATTTTGCCTGAAATCTGTAGggaaaacacaagaaaaagaaagacttgTTAGACTTTTATCATGTTAAAGTGCAGCCTTTTGTCCATGCAGCTCCAATTATTCCCTCTGCCAAGTCAAGCTCTGCTCTGCACTGCTCTGACTTTTGGACACAAGAGTCCAAAAGCCGGTCTATTTCcacttgtgcaaaaaaaaaaaaaaaaatggaaagaaaaaaaggtcatGCTCTGTGCAAATAAGTAAACTAGTCATCAGAGCAGAGGAGAAAAAGGACAAAGGCTACAGAGGATGACCAAACTCTACAAATGTGTGAGTCTGACTCTACTCAGCTCCACTATTACATCAGCTGCACCTCTTAAAGACTAAAGAATAAAAGCAAGTGCAAAAGTGCAAAAGTGAACACTGATGCAATGGAAAAGGTTTCGACTTAAAGTAAAGTATTTTAGGCAGCACCTATGGCATACACACAAGATAAGCCCTGTATTTATATAACAAAACAGATAACCTCCTCTAATCAAGTAGACTTCAGCCCTGACCTAAATAAAGAGTAGAATTAATTATTCAGTGCTAGTAGTAGGGATGGATATGTACCTGTGTTATTCAGGTTAGGCTTGTGAGTCTCGGAGGAGTCCGTACAGACGCAGTAATCCACCAGCTCCGTCTCTCTGTGTTCACGCAGCTGTGACACTCGGCTATTAGTCTGACTCTCCACACCAGGCGTGAGAGCATTTATACTAGAGGTAGGAggggcttctctctctctctctcactctctctcacacacacacaaacacacacacactcaacacacacaccccccaccACCCCGACCCAAGGCAGGATTTCCAGTCTACAGCAGTCCCCAAACATGAGAAATATCACGAACACTTTGCAAttctatcctttttttttttttttcagtaaatgcAGGTTATTAATTCCAAAGGCATGAGTCATATTAAAGGGATGCTTTGGATAATTACAAGTAAATAATAGTCTAGTGCCTACATGTCCACCAacttaaatgaaaatgaaaacactaaATCAATTGTACTCCTGATATTATTACTCATGGCTAAAGTATCTGGGAGGGAGAAACGAGCACGAGAAAATATGCGCGCCATCAGAGATGACAAATCTGGACGTAATTTTGAAGTGATGCCaattaattacagaaatgataaaacTGGCGAGTTATACATTTTGTTCATCTTGTTCTGCTGTATTTCCCTGATTCATTTGTTAGATCTTTAAATAGTACTTATAAGTATCCCTATTTttagcattaaaaataaatttttaaaaaatgtattactactaataatacttCACTATAATGAAAACATATATGAGGCACATGTAATGTCAAACTGGGTCATCAAGCAGATGTTGATTACAAGCCCCTAGAGGGGTGAAaaatttaaacaagaaaaataccATTCGAATGaatctgtccttttttttttttttttttttttttttgcaaagtcaTTATTTAGTGAGGCACacttgttctgttctgttcgcTCGTTCTTAAagtggggtccatgaagcatagccagaggGTAGGGATCTAGTCCAAAACCA encodes:
- the adma gene encoding adrenomedullin a, which translates into the protein MKLIVLSFFCCCLLLTVTPSVDSAKLNLYQVLKRSIGLQRTKRDLSSLFALREAEPEQFVRPDDVKDTLLPHSSTGIGVRTKRSKNSVNQSRRSGCSLGTCTVHDLAHRLHQLNNKLKVSSAPIDKISPLGYGRRRRAVPERKMKLEMQDGHLQPVWRLHKLEALLRRT